In the Coraliomargarita sinensis genome, GACGCCTATTTCATGGATGAGGTGAACCAGGTATATGCGGTGGCCGACGGATTGGGCGGTCTACCCGGGGGCGCAGAAGCAAGCCGGCGAATTGTCGAACTACTCCAGGCGAGCTCGGAGAGACTCCGGGTTCAGGAAGCGTCTGTCGATCTCGCGGAGTTCATTATCGGCATCAATCAAATCGTCGCCAGCGAATCGATGGAAAGCCATCCCATGACCGGCTCCGGCAGTACGCTCACGCTTTGCCAAATTACCGATAACCAGCTACAAATCGGCCATGTCGGGGACTCGGCCGCCTACTTGCTTAGGGACGGCAAGCTGCAAAAGCTGACCGTAGACCATACACTGGAACAGGAATTGATTAATGAGCACGGCGAAAAAGCCCGTCAGCATATGCCGCCGGAGTACCCGCATACCCTGACACGCTGCATCGGCCAGGAAAATGAGCTCCGGGTGGATCAAACCAGTGTGCAACTCCAGTCCGGCGACCGGATTCTTCTTTGTACGGATGGCTTGAACAAAGTGGTGGCTGAAACAGAGATCGCCCAAACGCTTGGTGCCGATCTCGACCCCGAGGAGATTACCAGGCGACTGACCGAGACAGCCAACGCACAATCAGGACCGGACAACATCACCATTATCACCTTAATTTTGAGCGACTGCGACTAGATGAAGAAATCAGAAATTTTTCTGCCCAAAGTCGAAGCGAACCCGGATAATATGCTGTTTCGCTTCAGCCTCGGACAAGCCCTCTACGAGGAAGGCGAGACCCGAGCCTGCATCGAGCACCTGCAGAAATGCGCTGACTCCCGCACGGACTGGATGCTGCCCCGTATCCTGCTGGGCAAGGCGCTCATCGAATCCGGCCAGCGGGAGACGGCCGAACCGGTGCTCAAACAAGCTTTGGACCTGGCGGTTGCCCAGCATCATGAGGAACCTGCAGCCGAGCTTCAGGAGCTACTCTCGGGCTTCTGATACCGCTGTATTATCTGATTGCCAAAATCGCGGGCCGAAAGGAGAATAATATGAGAGAGCTGCGTCGCTGCAGCCTTCCCTTACCCCTGTAAAACCCAGCCCCTGCCCCGCCATGACCATTCCTACCAATGCCAGCACGAGCAGTGCGAAAGACCCCAAGACATTGCTCAAAGGAAAGCGCGTGTGTATCCTCGACGATGAAAGCGCTCCCATCGCGATTCTTGAAGCCAACCTCGCAAAGTTCGGCCTTCAAACCCACTCGTTCAATCAACCCGGTCCGGCCTTGACTCATTTGCGAACTGACCGGCCGGACATCCTACTCCTCGACATCATGATGCCGGAAATGGACGGCTGGGAATTTTATACAACGATACGGAGCGAACCGGAGCTGAACGACCTTCCCGTCCTGTTCGTGACCTGTCTGGCTGATCAGGAACTTGAGCGCGAGATGGAACAGGACGGCCTCTGCGCCACCCTGAGCAAGCCTGTCTTCAGCGATCAACTTTTGGAAAAGCTGATGCAACTACTGGGCTAGCCGAATGCATCGCAGACCCTCCGTGTCTAGGGAATCACCGGTAGCGCTGCAGGCAGCACACCCAGCACCACTGTAGCCACCACGAGACAACCAAAGAGGAAACGGTCCCCGGCCAGAGTTTGGCCGTGGGTATCATCCACCATCTCGCTTGTCGGCGCACTGAAATAGCATTCCCGGATCCAGCCGAAGTAGTAGTAGATCGAGATCGCGACACCCAGAATTGAAATTCCCAAGAGGCCGTAAAGCCCTGCTTGATACGCGGCGACGAAGAGAAAGAGTTTACCGATGAAACCGCCGAGTGGCGGGATACCGGCCAAAGAACCGAGTCCGACAGCAAGCACGCCACTGAGGAAAGGTCGCTTACGCGAGTAGTTCACGTAGTGGTCGAGCTCCTGATCCGCATCCTCGGAGCCAGCATTGAGGGACATGACCCCAAACACGGCAAAAGAGGCCAACAAGTACGTGACGAGATAGAAGATGACGGCGTAGACCGCCCATTCTACGCCTCGCATGGCTGCGACAACGCCGAGCAATAGATAGCCTGCGTGGGCAATACCGGAAAGACCCATCAAACGCTTCACATTGCGCTGGGTGACGGCGGCGATATTGCCGAAAAGGATCGTTGCAGCTGCGATGTAAGACAGCACGGGCACCAGTAGTTCATTCAGCGCGGCAAACGGCCCCAACACCAAGGTAATTAATACCATGAATCCGGCCGCTTTCGATGCGATAGCCAGATAGGCCGTGACCGGGGTTGGCGCACCTTGATACACATCCGGGACCCAGATTTGAAAAGGCACGGCACCAATCTTGAAACAGACCCCGGCAATCACGAGCAGCGCGCCAATGTTGACGATCAAATTACCACCATTCAGTTGGTTGAGTCCGATGAAGGCCTGAAGCTGCTCGTAGCTCAGGGAATCCCTGCTGTAGCCGGGCAGATCAGGGTTTCCGGCCACTCCGTAAAGAAGCACGATACCGAAAAGCAGGATAGCCGAGCTGAGAGCGCCGAGGATGAGGTACTTCAACCCCGCTTCCAGTGAGAAAGCGCTGTTCCGGCAGTAGGCCACCAACACGTAAAATGCGACGGTCACCGTCTCCAGCGCGACAAAGAGCATGACGAAGTTGGCACTCTGAACCAGCAGCATCATGGCTGCCGCAATCAGAATAACCAGATGGTAGAACTCCGTCTTGGCGAGCGACTGCTTGGAAAGATAGATCTGTCCAAGGTAGCAGACCAGGATCGAGCTCAACAAAAAGAAAGCCCGCATGATCTGGGTGACGTCGGTATGCTGGATCATACCACTGAAATACGTGCCCCGGTAGAGGTGGCAGCCGCTGATACAGGTAAAGGCGTAAACGCCGACCAGGACCTGCCCCCAGATCGCAATACGGGGAATCAAGCTGCGGCGCTCCCTGGGCAGGAACATTTCCGCGACCAACAGACCCAATGCCAAAACCCCCAGCAGGATCTCAGGCATAACTGCAGTCCATTCGTTGCTCGCGGTATAGCCGCGGAGAAATTCTACAAGAAGCTCGTTCATTATCGGGATTCCTCCTCGTGAATCGTTACCTTGGGCTGTTCAGCTTGTGCGTGAACAGGCAAGTGGCTTTCCTCCTGCGAATAGAGCGTCGTTAGCTCGCGGTCGGCGTCGTCTGAGAAGAAGCGTGGAAAAATCCCCGTCAGCACGAGACCGGCAATTAGTATGGAAGCCGGCAATTTTTCGTACCCCTTGAGGTCTTCAATCGAATCATTGCCGAGCCGCTCGGCGAACCTATCGCTCGGCTGGCCGAAGAAAATATTTGCGACGGCACGCAGTCCGTAAATCGCCGATATGATGATCCCGATTGCCGCCGGTGCCACGATCCAGCGGGTCAAGTCGGACTCTGCCAGTGCGGCAAAAATCGTGAACTCCCCCCAGAAGTTACCGAAGCCCGGCAGGCCGATACTCGCCATACTACCGGCAACAAAGAATCCTGCCAATACCGGTGCCTTGGTTGCGAGACCGCCCATTGAGGACATGTCAAAAGTTTGGCTGCGGTGATAGATACAGGTGGAAAGCATGAACAGCAGGGCCACCGAAAATCCGTGTGCCACCATCATGAGAAGCGCGCCGCCGGCACCGGCCACCGAGAAGCAGGCCAGCCCCAAAAAGGCATAACCCATATGCATGACCGAGCTGTAACCGAGCATCATCTTAAGGTCTTTCTGAGCCAAAGTCACCAGACCGATAAAGATGATATTGCCGAGTGCGAGCCAGACGATCCAGGGGAACCAGTGGGCCGCACCAGCAGGCAGTAGTGGTCCGGCGATCTGAAGCAGACCATAGAGACCGAACTTCTTGAGCACGCCGGCATGGAGCATGGCGGCTCCGGTCGGGGCCACCGCATAACCTTTTGGAGCCCAACTATGGAATGGAAAAAGCGAAACCAGAATCCCGAAGCCAAAGAGGAGCAAGGCGTAGATGTTGTTCTGGATCGTGTCTCCAAGCGGCTGCGAAGTGAGGTAGTTACGAAGCTCCAACAGAGAGAAGGAGTCCGCCCCGCTCTCGACGTAGAGTGCAATCAGACCGAGCAGCGAGAGCAAAGCTCCGACGGTCAGATAAATCGTCATTTCGATCGCGGCCCCACGTCGTCCGGCCCCACCCCAGATACCAATCATGATGAAGGTGGGAATTAGTGCGAACTCGTGGAAGAAGTAGAAAAAGAAAACGTCGACCGAGGCGAAAGTCCCCATGAGCCCCCCCAGCATGAAGAGCAGCAAAGCAAGGTAGATATGGGGACGCTCGGCATTCGAATACATCGCGTAGAGCCCGGCGGCAAAGCCTACCGTGCCCGCCAGGATAAAGAGTGGCATGGATATCCCGTTCAGACCGAGATGAAGATAAATTCCGATGCTTTCCAGCCCGGTTGGTAGTCGCAGCTCGAAATTGTATCCACCCACCAGCGTCGGCTCGAACAAACAGTAGAGCATGAGGCCAATGATCAGCGGCCAGCCGAAGCCAAAGGCCGCGACCGCACGCCGGGTGGTTGCATCAAAGCGGGCACCGAAAAGCAAAATCACACCTGCCAAAATCGGCGCGAGAATCGCAGCTAGTAGAAAATATGAGTTCGTATCGTTCATGCTGATATTGCCGCCTTAGCCAATTAAACCGACTGCTACAGCCCAGAGGAGAATCAATCCCGCAAGGAACCAATAAACGTAACCGTGTATGTTACCAACGTGGAGCGCGCGTGAGCACATGCCCACAAGCCCGACCAGACCGGCACTGCCGCGAACAACGACTCCCTTGATCAGAAAGACGTCGAGGAAGCCGAGCAAATCCGCCAACCGCTGCTGGATCTTGGCCACATAGAAATTGTAGATTTCGTCGAACCATAGGCGTTCCTTGAGGAAGCCGTATACCGGAGGAGCGACCTTATCGAGTTTGTCTTCCCTGGCACCTTTGCCATAGAAGAAAAAGGAAGCCAGCAGACCAACGAGCCAGGCCGCGCTACCGAAGATAAGAACATTCTTATGCATCGCCTTGTAGCCTTCGGCGTGGTGCAGGTGATCGAGATCGGCGCGAATCAATTCACCCAGTTGCTCCGGCCAGAAACCGGTCCATCCCCCGGCCACCGAAAGCACCGCCAGAATAATCAAGGGCACGACCATGGTCAGCGGACTCTCATGCGCGTGCGAAGCGGACTCGGACTTGGCTTCACCCAGGAAAGCGACCCAGAAAAGACGGCCCATATAACCGGCTGTCAAAAAGGCGCCCGCTGTCAAAAGAACAAACAGAGGCGTATTGCCCAGGCCGGCGGCAATTAGGATACCGTCCTTTGAGTAAAACCCGGAAAGCCCATAGACGCCACAAAGTGCGAGCACCCCGATAAAGAAAGTGATGGCCGTGATCGGCATCTTCTTCAGCAGGCCGCCCATCTTGAAAATATCCTGCTCATGATGGCAGCCGTGAATTACGGAACCGGCACCGAGGAAAAGGAGCGCTTTAAAGAAGGCGTGTGTGATCAGATGGAAGAGCGCCACGCCGGGATAGCCCAAACCAAAGGCCGCGGCCATGTAGCCGAGTTGGGACAGCGTGGAGTAAGCGAGGATCTTCTTGATGTCATTCTGCCCGTAGGCACAGAAGCCGGCATAAACCGCGACGGCGGTGCCGAGCACGGCGATCATATTGAGGACATCAACCGGGAAGAGGAAGGTGATCCGGATCAGGAAATAGACCCCGGCAGCGACCATGGTGGCAGCGTGGATCAGGGCCGAAACCGGCGTGGGACCGGCCATCGCGTCCGGCAACCAGACATGCAGCGGAAACTGGGCCGACTTACCAATAAAGCCGCAGGCAAGCAGCATGGCGATCCCCGCACTGATGAGCTCGCTGTTGGCCGCCACGATCCCCTGCATTTCACTCAGGTTGGTGGTGCCAAAGTGCCAGTAGGCGTAAACGATACCGACCAAAAAGCCGAGGTCACCGATCCGGTTGACGATAAAGGCCTTTTTGGATGCCGCCTTGGCTTCTTCCGTTTCCAGGTAGTGCCCGATCAGCATGTAGGAACTGAACCCGACCAGCTCCCAGAAAACAAAGATCATGATCAGGTTGTCCGCCAGCACGATGCCGAGCATTGAGAACATGAAGATAGACAAGCCGCCGAAGAACCGGGCACGGGCTTTATCCTCGGACATGTACCCGAGACTGAAGACATGGATGAGAAAACCGACAAAGGCCACCATGGTCAGCATGGTCGCGGCGACACCATCGAAGAGGAAACCCATCGCCACATTAAAGTCGCCGAAACTCAACCAGTTCCAAGACATGGTCACGGCCTCACCACCCGCCGTGCGCAGCGCCGCAATGGTCGCTGCAAAAATCAGAGCGGCAGTCGCAACCGAGATATACGAGGCGAGCTTACCGAAACGACGGCAGAAAAATGCGATGACCGCGGCTGAGGCCAGCGGTGCGAGAAGAACGACAAGAAGTGATTGCGTGGCAGTCATCGGCTTAAGGCGTTCAGTTGATCGACCATGACCGTTTGCCGCCTCCGGAAAAGGGCGACAATGATCGCGAGACCGACCGCTACTTCGGCGGCGGCCACAGTAATAATAAAGAAAACGAACAGGTTGCCATCCATCGTGCCGTTGTAGCGCGAGAAAGCGACCAACGCGAGATTGACGGCGTTGAGCATGAGTTCCAGCGACATGTAAATGACAAGCGTATTTTTACGCAACAGCACACCCAGCATACCGATGGCAAAAAGCAACGACGCAATCAGGATGAATGCATTGAGTCCGACGGTCATTTGGCATCCTCCTCTTTTTTCGATACCACGATCACGCCAACCATCGCGGCGAGTAATAGAAATCCGGTCACCTGGAACGGCAGCATGTATTTTGTGAACAGGCTGTAGCCGAAGGATTTAGCGGAAGTCGTAAACGGGATACCAAGCCCCTCCCCTGTTGGATTTTCGGCAACAGTGGGAAGCGCCGCTTCCGGCAGGTGCTGGTCACCGACAAAGGTGGAAAAGATCAAGATCGTCAGCAGGGCAAAGCCCATGATGGAGCCGGCGAGCGTCATCTTGTCCTTGAGGTAGTGATTGGTCTCTTTGTCCACATCAAGCAACATGATGATGAAAAGGAAAAGCACCATGACCGCACCCGCGTACACGAGCACTTGGAGGATCGCCAGAAAGTAAGCCTCCAACAGCACGAACAGGGCGGCCGTACCGACAAAGGAAACGATCATACAGATCGCACCGTTCACGGCGTTCGGACTCAACACCATTAGGAGTGCCGAGATCAGCGTAATCGCTGCAAAAACATAGAACAGGATATCAAGCATCGGAACTAGTGGTGCGGGTTCCCCTTCTCCTCGGCTGCCTTCTTCTTGTCCCACTTGTAGTGTTGGTCCGGAAGGGTGCCGCCAAGCTCGTAGAGCTTTTCTTTATTGTTAATCATTTCCTCGCGGGTGTAACCCGAGGATGAAAAGATATCCTGCAGGAAGATGGCCTCTTCCGGGCAGACCTCCTGACAGAGACCGCAGTAGATGCAGCGGAGCATATTGATGTCGAACTCCTTGGGCGCCTTCTCCACGTGCGCGCGATCCGGTTCTTCCTCTTCGGAGATTTCACCGGGCGTGATGCGAATCGCCTTGGGCGGACAGACGAATTCGCAGAGCTGACAGGAGACACATTTTTCGCGGCCGTTCGGGTCCTTGACCAAAGTGGGCACGCCCCGGTAGTTATCCGGGATATTCGGACGTTCGTCCGGATACTGCAGCGTCACAGGCTTTTGCAGCATGGTGCTGAAGGTTGTTTTCAAGCCACCCAGAATCTGCGGGATAAAGGTCTTCTCCGCGAGAGTCAGCGGCTTACGTTCCATTACTTTCGTCTTGGCCATAACTTAGCGGGTGAAGGTGTCGTAGAGTGCGATAATCAGGGTGTTGAGCACGAGGTTCCCAACAGCCAGTGGAAGCAGAATCTTCCATCCGAGAGACATCACCTGGTCGTAGCGGAAGCGCGGGAGCGTCCAACGAATCCAGATGAAGAAGAAAATCATGAAAAAGACTTTGGCCATGAACCAGCCCACGGACAGCAGCGTTCCCAGCAGACCATCGGACCAGGGATCCGCAAACCAGGGCAGGAAGTTCCAGCCGCCCAGGAAGAGGAGCACGAAGACGGCCGAGCCCATAATGATGTGGGCGTATTCCGCCACGAAGAAGATGCCAAACTTAAAGCAGCCGTATTCCGTATGGAAGCCGCCCACGAGATCCGTCTCGGACTCAGCCATATCAAAGGGCAGACGGTTGGTCTCGGCGAAGAGCGCAACCAGGAAAATGAGCGCGGAGAGTGGCTGTATAATAACCAACCAGGCGCTTTGCTGGGCCTGAACCACGCCGAAGAGGCTCATGCCGTAATCCGAGCCCGGTGCTGCGGCCCACATGAACACCGGCAGCAAGGAAAGCCCCATGGCCAGTTCGTAGGAAATCATTTGCGCGGACGCTCGAATTCCGCCGAGGAAGGGATACTTGGAATTGGAAGCCCACCCCGCGAGCACAATGCCGTATACCCCCAGCGAGGAGATCGCCAGAATGAAGAGCATACCGAGATCAATATTGGCCAGCACGAGTGGCTGGGTGATCCCATCGGCATCCACATAACGACCGAAGGGCAGCACCACCATGGTCGTCAGTGCTGGCGCCAATGCGATGATCGGGGCGAGATAATAGTAACCGACCTTCACATGGCCGGGAGTAATCTCTTCTTTGAAAAGGAACTTCAGGCCATCGGCTGCAGGCTGGAAGAGGCCGAGACTCGTCATCAGGTTTCCGATGATCGGAATGTGTCCGAGAAACGCCACACGTGCGCGGTTTGGCCCGACACGCCCCTGAATCCAGCTGGAAACTTTCCGTTCGGCCAGAACGGAGTAGCCGCAGAGCGTCATAAAGACGGAAATCATAACGAGCGCATAGGCGATCGGCAGGACGATAGGGAGCGATGCGGTGATAAAATCCATGACGACCAAGATTTAGGCACCCGCCGGTGCCGATTGCGCCTCCTTAAACGCGACAGGATCGTATTTCAGATTCTTGGTCTCGGCAAATGGCAGTTCGACGAGCGCACCGGGCTCAAGTGCGATCCCCTCATCGGGAATACCGCGCCAGGTCAGCGAATCTTGAATGGATTCGAGTTTGGCGGCGATCCGCTGCCAAACCTCATCCAGGGTCACTGCGGCAGGCTTCTCATCCGCAAGCGGTGCGGCAATTTTCTCCAGCACCATAAAATCGGGCCGGATGCCTGACGGCCCCGGGACTGCGGTCTTGAATTTCTGCAAACGGAAGGTCTGGTTGATAAACGTTCCGTCCTTTTCAAAAACCATCAACGAGGGGATGACAATATCGGCATCTTTGGCGGTATCGTTGGTGTGCGTGCCGACGTAAATCACTTTGACCTTGCTTAGCAGGTCAGGCGAAATACCGAGGGCAGTCACATCCTCATTCACAACCAGAAGCGTCTTAACCGCACCGGAATTAATGCCCCGTGCCAGTGGGCTCAGTTCGGCTTCCGGCAGTTGATCAATCAAGCCGGTCAACAGGGCACCACGGAGGTTCGGCGTGCGGTCCTCAGACTGTAGCAGCCCGTCACCCTCGCCGTAGTGGCTGACAAGCGAGACTTTAGCTCTGCTGCGCTCGGCGATCGCCTTGTAGTAAAATTGTTCTTCGACCGAGCTGTGCGCGGAAGCCACCATAGCTACATCGCCGCCCTTGAGTAGGTCGACGGCCGCCGAGGCCACATCCTCCGGGGTCTTGTGCACGCCGCCGATGGTGTAGTGCGTCAAGCGGTCTTCGGACTCGACGGCTTTATAAAGCGCACGCCCGGAATCCGTCATCCAGGTATCATTCACCGCGTCATTACGACGCGGTGTGATGCGATAGATTTTGCCCTCACGGCTCCAAATCTCGGTGTTTGCCCCGACGCTGCTTTCGGTACAGATGCTGTTCGTACGTTTGAGGAACCAGACCCGCATTTTGAAGCGGAAGTCCGTACTTGTCAGCGCACCGACCGGACAAATATCGACCGTGTTCAAGGAATAGTTGTTCTCCAGCTCCTTACCGGGATAGCAGGTCAACGTGGAATAGGTGCCGCGGTCGACAAAGCCGAGCACGTCATCATCAACAATTTCCTTGCTAAAACGCACGCAGCGGGAGCAAAGGATACAGCGCTCGTCGTCGAGCGTTACTCTCGGCCCGAGGCGGGTGCGCTTGGGTTTGACGTTTTTATCCTCGATAAAACGGCTGTAGCCACGACCGTGTTCCGCGGAAAATTCCTGCAGGCGGCACTCCCCCGCCTGATCGCAAATCGGGCAGTCCAGCGGGTGATTGATTAAAAGAAATTCCGTCACCCCGTTGCGCGACTCTTTGACCATGGGCGAGTTGGTCTTGATGTGCATCCCCGGCGCGGCGTTGGTGGCACAGCCGATTGTCGGCTTGGGCATCCAGCCGATCTTCTGGTTCCCGTCCTCGTCGAGAATCGCCTCGCCGGTGGCACGATCCTTCATCGGCATGCCCATTTCGACAAGGCACATCCGGCAGTTACCGGCCACAGAAAGCTTCGGGTGATAGCAGTAGTGCGGGACTTCTTTGCCCTTACCCACCATCTTAACCGCCTCGATGATATTCGTGCCTTGAGGGACGCTTACGTCCTGACCATCGATGTTGATCGTCACGTTCTCGACTGTTCCGTTCTGGCTCATCGTTTAAATCAGTGTCGTCTCCTTGGCCGTTTTTTCGCCCTCTTTACGGCGAGCGGCTTGTTCACGGGCCTTTTCTACGAACTCGTCCTTGAATTTGGCAATAAAGCTTTGCACCGGCCAGGAGGCTGCTTCGCCGAAGGCACAGATCGTGCGGCCGGCGATCTGGTCGGCAATCGAATTCAACAGGTCGGCATCCTCTTCACGGGCCTCGCCATCGACCATACGTTGGGTGATCTTGCGCATCCAGGGCACACCTTCGCGGCAGGGGGTGCACTGGCCGCAGCTCTCGTGAGCATAGAAATAGTTGATATTGGCCAGGGCCTCGACCATGTCGGTGCTGTCGTCCATCACGATCACGCCGCCGGAGCCCGACATGGAGCCGACTGCCATCAGGCTGTCAAAATCCATGGGGATATCTTCGATGCCCCAATCGTATTCAGTACCGTCCTTCAGCTTGCCGGTAAAGCGCTCGTCCGCACGCAGGATCTTGGATGAGGATCCGCCGGGGATGACGGCTTTCAACTTGCGGCCGGGCTTGAGTCCACCGCAGACATCGTAGATCAACTCACCGAGCGTAATGTCCGCACAGGCAAACTCATAGTAGCCGGGCTTCATCACATGACCGGAGACACACCAGGTCCGGGTGCCGGTATTCCCGGGCGTGCCGATCTTGGCAAATTCCTTGCCGCCCATGGCGACCACATGCTTCACGTCGCAAAGCGTCTCGACGTTGTTGACGATGGTCGGACACTGGTAAAGCCCCAGCGCAGCGGGGAAATACGGCGGTTTGATGCGCGGGTTGGCACGAAAGCCTTCGAGTGATTCGATCAGGCCGGTTTCCTCACCACAAATATAAGCGCCGGCACCACGATGCACGATGATGTCGCAGGAGTAACCGGAATCGAGTATGTTGTCGCCGAGGAAGTTCTTTTCGCGGGCCTCTTCGATCGCTTTCTCCAGAATGCGATAGCCTTGGAAGAATTCACCGCGGATGTAGATAAAAGCGAGCTTTGCCTGGATAGCATAGGCCGCGATCATCATACCCTCGATCAACTGGTGGGGGTCCTTGTGAATAATCTGGCGATCCTTGAAGGTACCCGGCTCGGACTCGTCCGCGTTGCACACCAGGTAGATCGGCTTGCCGGACTTGCGGTCAAGAAACTTCCACTTCATCCCGGCCGGAAAGCCCGCACCGCCACGGCCACGGACACCGGAATCCATCACTTCCGCGCAAATGTCTTCCGGCTTCATGGTCACGGCCTTCTTCAACTCTTCGTAGCCACCGTGTTTCAGGTAGCAATCGATATCGTTGGTATAGCCGGGCTCATCCGCATACTTCATAATGAGCCGTGTTTCTTCGTGTGCCATGGTGGTAAAATTGCTGATAACTAATGAATAATAACTAATCGGGCATGCCGTCGGAGAGCTCGCCGGACTTCATCTTGGCGGCTAGCTCGCCGGCCTTGTCGGGATCGATATCGGTATATTCTTCTTCGCCCACCATAACGACAGGCGCGCGGCCACAGTCGGCATGACACTCGACATACTCAAGCGTCACCAAGCCGTCTTCGCTGGTATGCCCCACCTCGACGTTCAACTCCTTTTCCAGCCGGTGGCAGGTCTGATAGGCACCGGCCAGGGCACAGGGCAAGGTGCGGCAGACCCGCACGTGGTATTTCCCGGTGGGCTCGGTCCGAAGCATCGGGTAGAAGGTGACAATCTCTTGAATGTTAATCGGCTCAAGCTCCAGACGCTGGGCGATCCACTCAATCGCTTCGTTCGACAGATAACCCTGATCCTCCTGCACGAGGTGACAAAGCGGCAGCGCAGCGCTGCGCTTCGTGGGATAGCGCGGCACGAGCTTGTCGATTTTCTCGGTGGTTTCGGGTTTTAAATTCATCTCTGTCAGTTTCGGCTTTCCACGTTTACCGGTCGCACTCCCCCATGACAAAGTCGAGCGAGCCAAGGATCACGGTGATATCGGTCAGGTAGTGGCCGGGGATCAGTTTATCGAGAATACTGAGGTTACAGAAAGACGGGCCGCGAATCTTCAGGCGATAAGGCACGCCCCCACCCTTGGATACAATGTAGAAGCCGAGCGCGCCCTTGGGATTTTCGGCTTCAAAATAAACTTCACCGGCCGGAATTTGCGGCCCTTCGGTCACAATCAT is a window encoding:
- a CDS encoding NuoI/complex I 23 kDa subunit family protein; the encoded protein is MAKTKVMERKPLTLAEKTFIPQILGGLKTTFSTMLQKPVTLQYPDERPNIPDNYRGVPTLVKDPNGREKCVSCQLCEFVCPPKAIRITPGEISEEEEPDRAHVEKAPKEFDINMLRCIYCGLCQEVCPEEAIFLQDIFSSSGYTREEMINNKEKLYELGGTLPDQHYKWDKKKAAEEKGNPHH
- a CDS encoding complex I subunit 1/NuoH family protein — encoded protein: MDFITASLPIVLPIAYALVMISVFMTLCGYSVLAERKVSSWIQGRVGPNRARVAFLGHIPIIGNLMTSLGLFQPAADGLKFLFKEEITPGHVKVGYYYLAPIIALAPALTTMVVLPFGRYVDADGITQPLVLANIDLGMLFILAISSLGVYGIVLAGWASNSKYPFLGGIRASAQMISYELAMGLSLLPVFMWAAAPGSDYGMSLFGVVQAQQSAWLVIIQPLSALIFLVALFAETNRLPFDMAESETDLVGGFHTEYGCFKFGIFFVAEYAHIIMGSAVFVLLFLGGWNFLPWFADPWSDGLLGTLLSVGWFMAKVFFMIFFFIWIRWTLPRFRYDQVMSLGWKILLPLAVGNLVLNTLIIALYDTFTR
- a CDS encoding molybdopterin-dependent oxidoreductase — protein: MSQNGTVENVTINIDGQDVSVPQGTNIIEAVKMVGKGKEVPHYCYHPKLSVAGNCRMCLVEMGMPMKDRATGEAILDEDGNQKIGWMPKPTIGCATNAAPGMHIKTNSPMVKESRNGVTEFLLINHPLDCPICDQAGECRLQEFSAEHGRGYSRFIEDKNVKPKRTRLGPRVTLDDERCILCSRCVRFSKEIVDDDVLGFVDRGTYSTLTCYPGKELENNYSLNTVDICPVGALTSTDFRFKMRVWFLKRTNSICTESSVGANTEIWSREGKIYRITPRRNDAVNDTWMTDSGRALYKAVESEDRLTHYTIGGVHKTPEDVASAAVDLLKGGDVAMVASAHSSVEEQFYYKAIAERSRAKVSLVSHYGEGDGLLQSEDRTPNLRGALLTGLIDQLPEAELSPLARGINSGAVKTLLVVNEDVTALGISPDLLSKVKVIYVGTHTNDTAKDADIVIPSLMVFEKDGTFINQTFRLQKFKTAVPGPSGIRPDFMVLEKIAAPLADEKPAAVTLDEVWQRIAAKLESIQDSLTWRGIPDEGIALEPGALVELPFAETKNLKYDPVAFKEAQSAPAGA
- the nuoF gene encoding NADH-quinone oxidoreductase subunit NuoF, with the protein product MAHEETRLIMKYADEPGYTNDIDCYLKHGGYEELKKAVTMKPEDICAEVMDSGVRGRGGAGFPAGMKWKFLDRKSGKPIYLVCNADESEPGTFKDRQIIHKDPHQLIEGMMIAAYAIQAKLAFIYIRGEFFQGYRILEKAIEEAREKNFLGDNILDSGYSCDIIVHRGAGAYICGEETGLIESLEGFRANPRIKPPYFPAALGLYQCPTIVNNVETLCDVKHVVAMGGKEFAKIGTPGNTGTRTWCVSGHVMKPGYYEFACADITLGELIYDVCGGLKPGRKLKAVIPGGSSSKILRADERFTGKLKDGTEYDWGIEDIPMDFDSLMAVGSMSGSGGVIVMDDSTDMVEALANINYFYAHESCGQCTPCREGVPWMRKITQRMVDGEAREEDADLLNSIADQIAGRTICAFGEAASWPVQSFIAKFKDEFVEKAREQAARRKEGEKTAKETTLI
- the nuoE gene encoding NADH-quinone oxidoreductase subunit NuoE codes for the protein MNLKPETTEKIDKLVPRYPTKRSAALPLCHLVQEDQGYLSNEAIEWIAQRLELEPINIQEIVTFYPMLRTEPTGKYHVRVCRTLPCALAGAYQTCHRLEKELNVEVGHTSEDGLVTLEYVECHADCGRAPVVMVGEEEYTDIDPDKAGELAAKMKSGELSDGMPD